ACCAAATATGGGAGCAAGGAGCTGCTAATTCAATATGACCTAAGCGCTCTCTTCTTACCTTAGATCTAGTAACTTCTACACCACAACGATCACAAATAATTCCTTTATATCGTACCCTCTTGTATTTCCCACAATGACATTCCCAGTCTTTTGTAGGTCCAAATATTTTTTCACAAAACAAGCCTTCTCGTTCAGGTTTTAATGTTCGGTAATTAATAGTTTCTGGCTTTTTTACTTCCCCGCTTGACCAAGCTCTAATTTGTTCTGGGGATGATAATCCTATCTGCATACGGTCAAAATTATTAACATCTAACACAGGTGCATTGCTCCTTCCCGTATAAAAGTCATTTTATAGTTACTCCTCGAACTCTTCTAACTCAAAATCTATATCTTCAAAGTCTATATCCTCATCTTCGCCTTCTGCTAATTCATCATCTTCTTTTGGATTCAATTCTTCAGGTGCGGCTGGTTCTTTAGCTTCCACCTGCAGTTCTAATCCTAAATCTTTAGCTGTTTCTCCAAATTCTTCTTCTGATTCTCTGATTTCTATTTCTTGATCATCTTCAGATAGAATTTTCACATCTAAGCAAAGACTTTGTAGTTCTTTAATAAGAACTTTAAATGACTCGGGCACACCAGGTTCAGGTACATTCTCACCTTTAACAATTGCTTCATAGGTTTTAACTCTACCAACAACATCATCAGATTTAACCGTTAATATCTCTTGAAGTGTATATGCAGCACCATAAGCTTCTAGTGCCCAAACTTCCATTTCCCCGAATCTCTGACCACCAAACTGAGCCTTACCACCTAATGGTTGTTGTGTTACTAGTGAGTATGGTCCTGTAGAACGAGCATGTATTTTATCATCAACTAAGTGATGTAGTTTAATCATATACATGTAACCAACTGTTACTGGGTTATCAAGATATTCTCCTGTTCTACCATCCCTGACTTTGAACTTACCACTACTGTCATGGCTCGCTTTTAAGAGCATCTCTTCAATGTCAACTTCGGTTGCTCCATCAAATACAGGCGTAGCTATATGAATACCTAGAGCTTTTGCAGCCATACCTAAATGTGTTTCCATGATTTGACCGATATTCATCCTTGAGGGAACACCAAGTGGATTAAGTACAATTTCTAGTGGTGTACCATCTGGTAAATACGGCATATCTTCTTCAGGAACTACCCTAGATATAACCCCTTTATTTCCATGTCTTCCTGCCATCTTGTCACCTTGAGATATTTTTCTTTTTTGAGCTATATAGCATCTTACAATTTTATTTACCCCTGGTGCCAATTCATCTCCGTTATCACGTGAGAAAATCTTAACATCAACAATTTTTCCACCCTCACCATGCGGAACCCTTAATGAGGTATCTCTTACTTCACGTGCTTTTTCACCAAAAATGGCTCTTAATAATCTTTCTTCAGCTGTAAGCTCTGTTTCACCTTTAGGAGTAACCTTACCTACTAAGATGTCACCAGGTCTTACCTCTGCTCCCACGCGAATAATTCCTAAGTCATCTAAATCTTTAAGTACATCTTCTCCGACGTTAGGTATATCTCTTGTAATTTCCTCTGGTCCAAGTTTAGTATCTCTTGCATCACATTCGTATTCTTCAATATGTATGGATGTATAGTAATCTTCTTTAACTAGCTTCTCACTTAATAAAATAGCATCTTCATAGTTATAACCTTCCCAAGTCATAAACCCTACTAAAACATTACGTCCAAGAGCTAATTCTCCCATATCTGTAGAAGGTCCGTCAGCTAAAACGGCTCCATCTTCAATATTTTGCCCTTTTAGGACTAATGGTTTTTGATTAATACAAGTTCCTTGATTCGAACGAGCAAATTTTGTTAATTTATAATTATCTATTGAACCTTCATTGTTTTTTACTACAATCCTATTTGCTGTAACGCTTTCGATTACTCCGCCTTTTTCTGCTACAACTACTGCACCAGAGTCATATGCTGCCTTGAACTCGTTTCCGGTTCCTATATAAGGTGCATCAGATTTTAGTAAAGGTACGGCTTGACGCTGCATGTTTGCACCCATTAAGGCTCTGTTTGCATCATCATGCTCAAGAAACGGAATCATTGCCGTAGCTATAGAAACTACTTGTTTAGGAGAAACGTCCATATAATCTACTTTTTCGATTTCCATTTCTATAATTTCATGTCCAAAGCGTACGTTTACCTTTTTGTTAATAAATCTATCCTCTTCATCTAACGGAGCATTGGCTTGCGCAATTACATATTTATCTTCTTCATCAGCAGTTAAGTAAACTATTTCACCTGTTACTTTACCGTTAGCACTGTCAACTTTTCTATATGGAGTTTCAATGAAACCGAATTCATTTATCCGTGCAAATGTACTTAGAGAGTTTATAAGTCCAATGTTTGGTCCTTCTGGGGTTTCTATTGGACACATCCGTCCATAGTGAGAATGGTGAACGTCACGCACTTCAAATCCAGCTCTTTCTCTACTTAAACCACCAGGTCCTAATGCACTGAGCCTTCTTTTATGTGTTAACTCTGCAAGCGGATTAGTCTGATCCATAAATTGAGATAACTGACTCGATCCAAAGAATTCCTTAATTGCGGCAACTACAGGTCTTATATTGATTAATACTTGCGGAGTAATTACATCCATGTCTTGAATAGTCATTCTTTCTCGTACAACTCTTTCCATACGAGATAACCCAATTCTAAACTGGTTTTGTAATAATTCTCCTACTGATCTAAGTCTTCTATTACCTAAGTGATCTATATCATCAGGATTTCCTTCACCCTTAATTAATTTAATTAAGTATTTTACAGATTCAATTATATCTTCTCTTACTATGTGACGAGTTTCATATGGAATATCAAGACCAAGCTTTTTATTTAATTTGTATCTTCCTACTCTTGCGAGATCATACCTTTTCGCATCAAAGAACAAGGAATTGATTAATGACTTGGCACTATCAACAGTTGGAGGTTCACCAGGCCTTAATCTTTTATAGATTTCTACTAAAGCTTCTCCTTCGGACTCTGTGTGGTCACGTTCCAAAGTCATTCTGATTCTTTCATCATTATCAAAAAGTTCTAGTATTTGTCCGTTACTACCATACCCTAAAGCTCTAATTAAAACTGTAGCTGGTAATTTTCTTGTTCTGTCTACTCTTACAAAAAGATTTTCATTTACATCCGTTTCAAACTCTAACCAAGCACCTCTATTAGGGATTATAGTTGAGCTGAAAAGTTTTTTACCGCTAGTATCAATTGACTGTGAATAATAAGCACCAGGTGATCTTACTAATTGGCTAACTATTACTCTTTCAGCTCCATTGATAACAAAAGTTCCTTTTCTAGTCATGAGAGGAAAGTCTCCCATGAAAACCTCTTGCTCTTTTACTTCACCGGTCTCCTTATTTATCAATCTTACCTTCAAACGTAAGGGGGCAGCATAGGTGACGTCCCGCTCTTTACACTCATCTACTTCATACTTTGGTTCCCCCAGGTTATAATCAACAAATTCAAGAATAAGGTTTCCTGTGAAATCTTGAAT
The genomic region above belongs to Desulfonispora thiosulfatigenes DSM 11270 and contains:
- the rpoB gene encoding DNA-directed RNA polymerase subunit beta is translated as MEMPNLIEIQQKSYHWFLNEGLKEMFRDISPIQDFTGNLILEFVDYNLGEPKYEVDECKERDVTYAAPLRLKVRLINKETGEVKEQEVFMGDFPLMTRKGTFVINGAERVIVSQLVRSPGAYYSQSIDTSGKKLFSSTIIPNRGAWLEFETDVNENLFVRVDRTRKLPATVLIRALGYGSNGQILELFDNDERIRMTLERDHTESEGEALVEIYKRLRPGEPPTVDSAKSLINSLFFDAKRYDLARVGRYKLNKKLGLDIPYETRHIVREDIIESVKYLIKLIKGEGNPDDIDHLGNRRLRSVGELLQNQFRIGLSRMERVVRERMTIQDMDVITPQVLINIRPVVAAIKEFFGSSQLSQFMDQTNPLAELTHKRRLSALGPGGLSRERAGFEVRDVHHSHYGRMCPIETPEGPNIGLINSLSTFARINEFGFIETPYRKVDSANGKVTGEIVYLTADEEDKYVIAQANAPLDEEDRFINKKVNVRFGHEIIEMEIEKVDYMDVSPKQVVSIATAMIPFLEHDDANRALMGANMQRQAVPLLKSDAPYIGTGNEFKAAYDSGAVVVAEKGGVIESVTANRIVVKNNEGSIDNYKLTKFARSNQGTCINQKPLVLKGQNIEDGAVLADGPSTDMGELALGRNVLVGFMTWEGYNYEDAILLSEKLVKEDYYTSIHIEEYECDARDTKLGPEEITRDIPNVGEDVLKDLDDLGIIRVGAEVRPGDILVGKVTPKGETELTAEERLLRAIFGEKAREVRDTSLRVPHGEGGKIVDVKIFSRDNGDELAPGVNKIVRCYIAQKRKISQGDKMAGRHGNKGVISRVVPEEDMPYLPDGTPLEIVLNPLGVPSRMNIGQIMETHLGMAAKALGIHIATPVFDGATEVDIEEMLLKASHDSSGKFKVRDGRTGEYLDNPVTVGYMYMIKLHHLVDDKIHARSTGPYSLVTQQPLGGKAQFGGQRFGEMEVWALEAYGAAYTLQEILTVKSDDVVGRVKTYEAIVKGENVPEPGVPESFKVLIKELQSLCLDVKILSEDDQEIEIRESEEEFGETAKDLGLELQVEAKEPAAPEELNPKEDDELAEGEDEDIDFEDIDFELEEFEE